In a single window of the Acinetobacter sp. CS-2 genome:
- a CDS encoding MFS transporter: MQNVQTTTLNRATLMFPLALVLFEFSVYIGNDLVQPAMLAITKDFGVSSSWAPSSMSFYLLGGACVAWLLGPLSDRLGRKKVLLAGVLFFVLCCLLILLTKNIESFLALRFLQGIGLTVISAVGYAAIQETFAERDAIKVMALMANISLLAPLLGPVIGAFLIDHVSWHWGFIGIAFLAFLSWFGLKAKMPDTKLSIPKQPFSYILDDFKQVYKNKRFLIMTLALPMVSMPLMLWIALSPIMLVEELGFSSMQYGLAQFPVLGGLIVGNVVLIKIIDKLALGKSVLMGLPIMLLGTVVLLAGVIWQDYLIWCLIAGMTLISFGEGISFSVLYRFALMSSEVSKGTVAAAVSMLLMFSFFIIIELVRMMYEHYHYLAYSVACFILIALWFSFPRTILKQILKERVEQGVF; this comes from the coding sequence ATGCAAAACGTTCAAACTACCACCTTAAACCGTGCCACGCTAATGTTTCCATTGGCATTGGTGCTGTTTGAGTTTTCCGTCTATATCGGCAATGACCTGGTTCAGCCTGCCATGCTCGCCATTACCAAAGACTTTGGCGTAAGCAGTTCATGGGCACCATCTTCCATGTCGTTTTATCTGCTCGGTGGGGCATGTGTGGCATGGTTGCTCGGACCATTGTCCGACCGTTTGGGACGAAAAAAAGTGCTGCTCGCAGGGGTACTGTTCTTTGTACTGTGCTGCTTGCTAATTTTACTGACGAAAAATATTGAAAGCTTTTTAGCACTACGCTTTTTACAGGGTATAGGCTTAACCGTTATTTCCGCAGTCGGTTATGCCGCTATTCAGGAAACTTTTGCAGAACGCGATGCCATTAAAGTTATGGCGCTGATGGCGAATATTTCCCTGCTTGCACCCTTACTCGGTCCCGTGATTGGTGCATTCCTGATTGATCACGTGTCATGGCATTGGGGTTTTATTGGTATCGCATTTTTAGCCTTTTTAAGCTGGTTTGGACTGAAAGCCAAAATGCCGGATACAAAGCTGAGCATTCCAAAACAACCATTCAGTTACATTCTGGATGACTTTAAACAGGTCTATAAAAACAAACGATTTTTAATCATGACTTTGGCCTTGCCAATGGTCAGTATGCCGTTGATGCTGTGGATTGCACTATCACCGATCATGCTGGTGGAAGAACTGGGTTTTAGCAGCATGCAATACGGCTTGGCACAGTTTCCTGTATTGGGTGGATTGATTGTCGGGAATGTGGTGCTGATTAAAATTATCGACAAACTGGCTTTGGGTAAATCGGTACTGATGGGCTTGCCGATTATGCTGCTCGGAACTGTGGTTTTACTGGCTGGAGTGATCTGGCAGGATTATCTGATCTGGTGCTTAATTGCGGGCATGACCTTGATTAGCTTTGGTGAAGGCATCAGTTTTTCCGTGCTGTATCGTTTTGCGCTGATGTCATCGGAAGTTTCCAAAGGGACTGTTGCAGCTGCGGTTTCGATGCTGTTGATGTTCAGCTTCTTTATCATTATTGAACTGGTTCGGATGATGTATGAACACTACCATTATTTGGCCTATAGCGTGGCCTGTTTTATTTTGATTGCGCTGTGGTTTAGTTTTCCGCGCACTATA
- a CDS encoding AbiH family protein, with protein MNILIVGNGFDLSHYLPTKYDHFMDVMGAIEKKNLGKPIQNVFSNPVNTLPELILKVLEIKRAVDEKTYQMNFDDLFAICRDKKFVSKTKEIYDTTSIILSIERIVELQYKLKNNCWYQYFKNHVEEIKTWIDFEQKIEEVLIVLARCIVEISSFHDESKVKRYLNNVNQDNLNVRKKDLVVLNFFNFTVVNQAAIQQPISLNKIFCHGEKIENGFNPSYFVTSIHQHLEEFIEIFNLYIELVINQLIPAHKFSIESNEWISPDQIFSFNYTNTYQKFYDQLTETDYLHGRFGEKQNIVLGVSDLHNESLKKLKAYGFTKYHQKLLKDTDYQFLSENWHAINLKSFWQSVKNGKAITLEDKEIHQMNIYIWGHSLDTSDETYINEIFSFNTEVDEQVRVIVYYFDTQANFDLLANLIHILKKDKVELWMKKGWLKFEPNPDIAKLNNIEPVELPKLAEA; from the coding sequence ATGAATATTTTGATTGTCGGAAACGGTTTTGATTTGTCGCACTATTTGCCGACAAAGTATGATCATTTTATGGATGTAATGGGTGCAATAGAAAAAAAGAATTTAGGTAAGCCAATTCAGAATGTTTTTAGTAATCCTGTGAATACTTTGCCTGAATTAATATTGAAAGTTTTAGAAATAAAAAGAGCAGTAGATGAAAAAACGTATCAGATGAATTTTGATGATTTATTTGCTATATGCCGAGATAAAAAATTTGTTAGTAAAACTAAAGAAATATATGACACAACGTCCATTATTCTTTCTATAGAAAGAATAGTAGAACTCCAATATAAGCTGAAAAATAATTGTTGGTATCAATATTTCAAAAATCATGTCGAAGAAATAAAAACATGGATTGATTTTGAACAAAAAATTGAAGAAGTTTTAATTGTTTTAGCCCGCTGTATTGTTGAAATTAGTTCATTTCATGATGAATCAAAAGTTAAGCGTTATTTAAATAATGTGAATCAAGACAATTTAAATGTAAGAAAAAAGGATTTAGTTGTTCTAAATTTTTTTAATTTTACGGTTGTTAATCAAGCTGCAATACAGCAGCCAATTTCTTTGAATAAAATTTTTTGTCATGGAGAAAAGATTGAAAATGGATTTAACCCATCTTATTTTGTAACTAGCATTCATCAACACTTAGAAGAGTTTATTGAAATATTTAATTTATATATTGAATTAGTCATTAATCAATTAATTCCAGCACATAAATTTTCTATTGAAAGTAATGAATGGATTAGTCCTGATCAGATTTTTTCTTTTAATTATACGAATACTTATCAAAAGTTTTATGATCAACTGACTGAAACAGATTATTTACATGGACGTTTTGGTGAAAAGCAAAATATTGTTTTAGGTGTTTCAGATTTACACAATGAATCCTTAAAAAAATTAAAAGCTTATGGATTTACTAAATATCACCAAAAACTTTTAAAAGATACAGATTATCAATTTTTAAGTGAAAATTGGCATGCGATAAATCTAAAGTCTTTTTGGCAATCTGTAAAAAATGGAAAAGCTATTACTTTGGAAGATAAAGAAATTCATCAAATGAATATTTATATTTGGGGGCATTCGTTAGATACTTCTGATGAAACTTATATTAACGAAATTTTTTCATTTAATACTGAAGTTGATGAGCAGGTTAGAGTAATTGTTTATTACTTTGATACTCAAGCTAATTTTGATCTTTTGGCGAACCTAATCCATATTTTGAAGAAAGATAAAGTAGAGTTATGGATGAAAAAAGGTTGGCTTAAATTTGAACCAAATCCTGATATAGCTAAATTAAATAATATAGAACCTGTGGAGCTACCCAAATTAGCCGAAGCCTAA
- a CDS encoding FAD-binding oxidoreductase, with protein sequence MNAPVALTPELLTQLTAIVGENRIKTDAASLDAWGKDYTKHFDPNPSVIVFPSSTEQVQAIVKFANEHNIAITPSGGRTGLSAGAVAANGEIVVSMDKMNQILEFFPADRMVRVQAGVVTEQLQNYAEEQGMYYPVDFASSGSSQIGGNIGTNAGGIKVIKYGMTRNWVLGLTVVTGKGDILRLNKGMIKNATGYALQHLFIGGEGTLGLVTEAEIKLERQPQDLQVMVLGVPDFEAVMPVLHAFQAKIDLTAFEFFGELAMQKVLDHGHVQRPFETECPFYVLLEFEAPFEPIMDKAMEIFEHCMEQGWVLDGVMSQSLEQVHSLWRLREDISESIAPFTPYKNDISVLITHVPAFIKEIDAIVADNYPDFEICWFGHIGDGNLHLNILKPENLSKDEFFAKCQVVNKYVFETVKKYDGSISAEHGVGMTKKPYLNYTRSEEEIGYMKALKQVFDPNGIMNPGKLFDL encoded by the coding sequence ATGAATGCTCCAGTCGCTTTAACACCTGAGTTATTAACCCAATTGACAGCCATTGTGGGTGAAAACCGCATTAAAACTGATGCTGCTAGTCTCGATGCCTGGGGCAAAGACTACACCAAGCATTTCGATCCAAACCCATCAGTCATTGTTTTTCCATCAAGTACGGAACAGGTGCAGGCGATTGTTAAATTTGCCAATGAACACAATATTGCCATCACACCATCTGGCGGCCGTACCGGTTTATCTGCCGGTGCAGTAGCAGCCAATGGTGAAATTGTGGTCAGCATGGACAAGATGAACCAGATTCTGGAATTCTTCCCGGCAGACCGTATGGTGCGTGTACAAGCGGGTGTGGTGACTGAACAGTTACAAAACTATGCTGAAGAACAGGGCATGTATTATCCGGTAGATTTCGCGTCTTCAGGTTCATCACAAATTGGCGGTAACATCGGCACCAATGCCGGCGGTATTAAAGTGATTAAATACGGCATGACCCGTAACTGGGTGCTGGGTCTGACCGTTGTGACCGGTAAGGGTGATATCCTGCGTCTGAACAAAGGTATGATCAAGAACGCGACCGGTTATGCCTTACAACATTTGTTCATTGGTGGTGAAGGCACTTTAGGTCTGGTGACTGAAGCTGAAATCAAGCTGGAACGTCAACCGCAAGACCTGCAAGTGATGGTACTGGGTGTACCTGACTTTGAAGCAGTGATGCCTGTACTTCACGCATTCCAGGCGAAAATTGATTTAACTGCATTTGAGTTCTTTGGTGAACTTGCGATGCAAAAAGTGCTGGATCATGGTCATGTACAACGTCCGTTTGAAACGGAATGTCCATTCTATGTACTGCTTGAATTTGAAGCGCCATTTGAGCCAATTATGGACAAGGCGATGGAAATTTTTGAGCATTGCATGGAACAGGGTTGGGTGCTCGATGGAGTAATGAGCCAAAGCCTGGAACAGGTACACAGCTTATGGCGTTTACGTGAAGATATTTCTGAATCGATTGCACCGTTTACACCATACAAAAATGACATTTCCGTATTAATTACGCATGTTCCTGCATTTATTAAAGAAATTGATGCCATTGTTGCGGATAATTATCCTGACTTTGAAATTTGCTGGTTCGGCCATATTGGTGATGGTAACTTGCACTTGAACATCTTGAAACCAGAGAACCTGTCTAAAGATGAATTCTTTGCCAAATGTCAAGTAGTGAACAAATACGTATTCGAAACCGTGAAAAAATATGACGGTTCGATTTCTGCGGAACATGGTGTTGGTATGACCAAAAAACCTTACCTCAATTACACCCGTTCTGAAGAAGAAATTGGCTACATGAAAGCCTTGAAACAGGTATTCGATCCAAACGGTATTATGAACCCGGGTAAATTATTCGATCTTTAA
- the serA gene encoding phosphoglycerate dehydrogenase: protein MSQHLSLPKDKIRFLLLEGVHQNAIDTLNAAGYTNIDYRKTALEGEALKEAIKDAHFIGIRSRTQLTEEVFEAANKLIAVGCFCIGTNQVNLDAAMVRGIPVFNAPYSNTRSVAELVLAEAILLLRGVPAKSASTHRGGWNKSAVGSFETRGKTLGIVGYGSIGSQLSVLAESMGMNVIYYDVVTKLPMGNARQVGSMGELLANADVVSLHVPDVPSTRNFFGKDQFAQMKEGSIFINAARGTCVIIEDLADAIKSGHIAGAAVDVFPKEPKANGEEFVSPLRGLDNVILTPHVGGSTMEAQANIGLEVAEKFVAYSDKGMTLSAVNFPEIALPLTEGKHRLLHIHKNIPGVLSKINNLFAEHGINISGQSLMTKGDVGYLVMDVDATASKEALDTLHEVEGTIRVRVLF, encoded by the coding sequence ATGAGCCAACATCTTTCACTGCCTAAAGATAAAATTCGTTTCTTGTTGTTAGAAGGCGTTCATCAAAACGCAATCGACACTTTAAATGCTGCTGGATACACCAACATCGACTATCGTAAAACTGCGCTTGAGGGTGAAGCGTTGAAAGAAGCGATCAAAGATGCCCACTTCATTGGTATTCGTTCACGTACTCAACTGACTGAAGAAGTATTTGAAGCAGCCAACAAGCTGATTGCTGTTGGCTGTTTTTGTATCGGTACCAATCAGGTAAATCTTGATGCTGCGATGGTTCGTGGTATTCCAGTATTTAACGCACCATATTCAAATACCCGTTCAGTAGCTGAACTGGTACTTGCTGAAGCCATTTTATTGCTTCGTGGCGTACCTGCTAAATCTGCTTCTACTCACCGTGGTGGCTGGAACAAATCTGCAGTCGGTTCGTTTGAAACTCGTGGTAAAACTTTAGGTATCGTCGGTTACGGTTCAATCGGTTCTCAACTTTCAGTGCTTGCTGAAAGCATGGGTATGAATGTCATTTATTATGATGTGGTAACTAAACTTCCTATGGGTAATGCACGCCAAGTCGGTAGCATGGGCGAATTGCTTGCAAATGCAGACGTGGTATCTCTACACGTTCCGGACGTTCCGTCTACACGTAACTTCTTTGGCAAAGACCAATTTGCACAAATGAAAGAAGGTTCGATCTTCATCAATGCTGCACGTGGTACATGTGTGATCATTGAAGACCTTGCTGATGCGATCAAATCTGGTCACATTGCCGGTGCTGCAGTGGACGTATTCCCTAAAGAACCTAAAGCCAACGGTGAAGAATTCGTTTCTCCACTTCGTGGCCTGGACAACGTGATCTTGACCCCTCACGTGGGTGGTTCAACCATGGAAGCGCAAGCGAACATCGGTCTTGAAGTTGCAGAGAAATTTGTTGCTTACTCAGATAAAGGTATGACGCTTTCTGCTGTGAACTTCCCAGAAATCGCATTGCCATTGACTGAAGGTAAACACCGTTTACTGCACATTCACAAAAACATTCCTGGCGTGCTTTCTAAAATCAACAACCTGTTTGCTGAACACGGCATCAACATCTCTGGTCAGTCATTGATGACTAAAGGTGATGTCGGTTACCTGGTGATGGACGTAGATGCAACTGCATCTAAAGAAGCACTCGATACACTTCACGAAGTTGAAGGCACAATCCGCGTTCGCGTATTGTTCTAA
- a CDS encoding EamA family transporter gives MPNSQLLAVVFMVLSMISYQISASFAKQLFLVLDPLTVTILRLCFAAIIIGVMFRSWKILSRLSFLKWRDLLCYSAALGFMNILFYMSLGKLPQGIAVGLEFIGPLGLALLSIKQRSDYIWVGMAILGIALMVPWGQTQSANFSIFAAACALGAGLCWAFYIYFGQKVVHQNIGMHALTIAISLSALTLLPIGLYHNAAALVETQYWGKALAIAVLATAIPYALDLQALKHLSKLSYGTLSSLSPALAALTGLLLLGEKIGWLQWIALLCVMLASVGVTFRASQKVES, from the coding sequence ATGCCAAACTCTCAACTTCTTGCCGTAGTGTTCATGGTTCTGTCCATGATCTCTTATCAAATCAGTGCATCATTTGCCAAACAATTGTTCTTGGTGCTTGACCCATTGACCGTGACGATTTTAAGGCTGTGTTTTGCTGCGATCATTATTGGGGTCATGTTCCGTTCCTGGAAAATTTTGTCGCGGCTGTCTTTTTTAAAATGGCGCGATTTGCTGTGTTATAGCGCAGCACTTGGATTCATGAATATCCTGTTCTATATGTCTTTGGGGAAACTGCCTCAAGGCATTGCGGTGGGTCTGGAATTCATCGGCCCTTTAGGACTGGCTTTACTGTCGATTAAGCAGCGCAGTGACTATATCTGGGTGGGAATGGCCATTTTAGGCATTGCCTTGATGGTGCCATGGGGACAGACACAGAGTGCGAATTTTTCGATTTTCGCTGCAGCTTGTGCTCTCGGTGCCGGGCTATGCTGGGCATTTTATATTTATTTTGGTCAAAAGGTGGTGCATCAGAATATTGGCATGCACGCTTTAACCATTGCTATCAGTTTGTCTGCATTGACGCTATTACCGATTGGACTCTACCACAATGCAGCTGCATTGGTTGAGACCCAGTACTGGGGCAAAGCGTTGGCAATCGCAGTACTGGCCACTGCCATTCCCTATGCCCTCGACCTGCAAGCGTTGAAGCATTTAAGCAAACTGAGTTATGGCACCTTATCCAGCCTTTCTCCTGCTTTGGCAGCACTCACGGGGCTGCTTTTGCTTGGAGAAAAAATAGGATGGTTACAGTGGATTGCCCTGCTGTGTGTCATGCTGGCATCGGTTGGCGTGACATTCCGAGCCAGCCAGAAAGTCGAGTCTTGA
- a CDS encoding hemerythrin domain-containing protein produces the protein MMTIFEALRESHEIQRDLSERLLQTSGDSPERYELFQQLKNELFAHETAEDRYFYIPLMMTDSGLNITRHALAEHHEMDEMIEELSEIDFSNPGWIALAKKLSEKVHHHLKEEEHGFFQQAGKILEEEQKTALAVQYKNEYRRYKEMKKDMLVKN, from the coding sequence ATGATGACCATTTTTGAAGCATTAAGGGAAAGTCATGAAATCCAGCGTGATCTTTCAGAAAGATTACTGCAAACTTCTGGAGATTCACCAGAACGCTATGAATTATTCCAACAACTAAAGAATGAATTATTTGCACATGAAACGGCTGAAGACCGTTATTTTTATATTCCACTCATGATGACAGATTCTGGACTGAATATTACCCGTCATGCTTTGGCCGAACATCATGAAATGGATGAGATGATTGAAGAGCTGAGTGAAATAGATTTCAGCAATCCCGGCTGGATTGCGTTAGCCAAAAAGCTTTCTGAAAAGGTCCATCATCATTTGAAAGAGGAAGAACACGGCTTTTTTCAACAGGCCGGAAAAATTCTGGAAGAGGAACAGAAAACAGCTTTAGCAGTGCAGTACAAGAATGAATATCGGCGTTATAAAGAAATGAAAAAAGATATGCTGGTAAAAAACTAA
- a CDS encoding sulfite exporter TauE/SafE family protein encodes MEIEIILSLLFFAFFAGAIDAAVGGGGLIQIPAIMNAMPQLSPATVFGTNKLSSICGTASAAYSFVRQVKLRWKLLAVIASCAFVSSFAGAACVSMIPKEVLRPFVLVMLIVIAIYTFMKKQFGQVHVRQELTPKILLLAAVGSLAIGFYDGIFGPGTGSFFIFFFIRYLQADFLHASALSKVANLTTNLAALSFFAPTGHVLFGLGLMMAAANVVGSIVGVRAALKYGSGFIRILFLILVSILIVRLGYQTFFP; translated from the coding sequence ATGGAAATTGAAATTATCTTAAGCCTTCTGTTTTTTGCATTTTTTGCCGGTGCGATTGATGCAGCAGTAGGAGGTGGCGGATTGATTCAAATTCCGGCCATTATGAATGCGATGCCACAGCTCAGTCCTGCGACGGTATTTGGGACCAACAAACTGTCATCCATCTGCGGTACCGCATCGGCAGCCTATTCATTTGTGCGTCAAGTCAAATTGCGCTGGAAGCTGCTGGCGGTAATTGCCAGCTGTGCATTTGTCAGCTCTTTTGCCGGGGCTGCCTGTGTCAGCATGATTCCCAAAGAGGTGCTGCGTCCTTTTGTACTGGTGATGCTGATTGTGATTGCCATTTATACCTTTATGAAAAAGCAGTTTGGGCAAGTGCATGTACGGCAGGAACTGACACCGAAAATCCTGCTGCTGGCCGCTGTTGGTAGCCTCGCGATTGGTTTTTATGACGGTATTTTTGGTCCGGGTACCGGTAGCTTCTTTATCTTCTTTTTTATACGTTACCTGCAAGCGGACTTTCTGCATGCTTCTGCTTTGTCCAAGGTTGCCAATTTAACCACTAACCTGGCGGCACTGAGCTTTTTTGCCCCGACTGGTCATGTCCTGTTTGGTTTGGGGCTGATGATGGCTGCTGCCAATGTAGTCGGTTCAATAGTCGGCGTGCGGGCGGCATTGAAATATGGCAGCGGCTTTATTCGGATTCTGTTTTTAATTTTGGTCAGTATCCTGATTGTTCGTTTGGGATATCAGACCTTTTTTCCATAA
- the truB gene encoding tRNA pseudouridine(55) synthase TruB, protein MKKTSPKIQRRHISGVFLLNKPLGISSNAALQKVRWLYRAQKAGHTGALDPLASGLLPICLGEATKFSHYLLDSTKRYQTTIHLGHSTTTGDVEGEVLLEQAVPVLSEEKITQVLEKFVGDIQQVPPMYSALKKEGRPLYELARKGIEIEREARPIHIYAIELLSFTENSISLDVTCSKGTYIRVLGEDIAQALGTYGHLTYLHRIKTGHFDLIPEYTIEYLESLTEQEREALLLPAYAPVDHFPKVQAPEGRAEYFSRGMESNIEYAAEAQVLVFDGEKCLGLAEITERKRLVPKRVLNLE, encoded by the coding sequence ATGAAAAAAACGTCACCTAAAATTCAACGCCGTCATATTAGCGGCGTATTTTTACTGAATAAGCCTTTGGGTATCAGTTCAAATGCGGCCTTGCAAAAAGTACGCTGGCTCTATCGGGCACAAAAGGCCGGACATACCGGAGCGCTAGATCCACTGGCCTCAGGTTTACTGCCCATCTGTTTGGGTGAGGCAACCAAATTTTCCCACTATTTACTTGATTCGACCAAGCGTTACCAGACCACCATTCATTTGGGGCACAGTACCACCACTGGTGATGTCGAAGGTGAAGTGTTACTGGAACAGGCTGTGCCTGTATTGTCTGAAGAGAAAATTACCCAGGTTCTGGAAAAATTTGTCGGCGATATTCAGCAAGTGCCGCCGATGTATTCCGCTTTAAAAAAGGAAGGCCGTCCGCTGTATGAGCTGGCGCGTAAAGGGATAGAAATTGAACGGGAAGCACGTCCGATTCATATTTATGCCATCGAATTACTTTCTTTTACTGAAAATAGTATTAGCCTGGATGTGACCTGTTCTAAAGGTACCTACATTCGTGTACTGGGCGAAGATATTGCCCAAGCCTTGGGTACATATGGTCATCTGACTTATCTGCACCGGATTAAAACCGGTCATTTCGACCTGATTCCTGAATACACGATCGAGTATCTGGAAAGTTTGACTGAGCAAGAGCGTGAGGCTTTGTTGTTGCCGGCTTATGCACCGGTCGATCATTTTCCTAAAGTTCAGGCGCCTGAAGGACGTGCAGAATATTTTAGCCGTGGCATGGAAAGTAATATTGAATATGCAGCTGAAGCTCAGGTGCTGGTGTTTGATGGTGAAAAATGTTTAGGTCTGGCTGAAATTACCGAGCGTAAACGTCTGGTTCCAAAACGTGTGTTAAATCTCGAATAA
- a CDS encoding lipase secretion chaperone: MHKHHKLWIILLVIIVCLAVLLFWLAPSQSTAEQTETAQRAEVQNHLLTSSMPAPTDQSRAFVSPSQQDTEVNCQLRLDNANRLIVNEQTRNCFEYFITQYGEKDLKQIQHDFKTYIQQNYKQPALGQIIDLWSRYINYREKLGDLQPPNIDKEDPQYYQSIFANMKNLRKQLFSDYEIEGLFGTEDTYHEYTLNRMTVLADKSLTEAQKAQKLKDLFNQLPEDWKANLEQLNKLEDLRKLTADIKARGGSAQDIHQMRMNLVGPEATQRLEALDEQRNDWKVKVNQYLDERDSIMKSGMSDKAKQQAVQKLRTQHFNKPQQQLRVGTFETIHDQGGKLPYGD, from the coding sequence ATGCATAAACATCATAAATTATGGATTATTTTGCTTGTTATTATAGTGTGCTTGGCTGTGCTGTTATTTTGGCTCGCACCTTCCCAATCCACAGCAGAACAAACGGAAACCGCTCAAAGGGCTGAGGTGCAGAATCATCTCTTAACATCGTCTATGCCAGCCCCTACAGATCAGAGTCGAGCTTTCGTCAGTCCTAGCCAGCAAGACACTGAGGTGAACTGTCAGTTACGCCTGGACAATGCCAATCGTTTAATCGTAAATGAGCAGACCCGCAACTGTTTTGAATATTTCATTACCCAGTATGGCGAAAAAGATCTGAAGCAGATCCAACATGATTTTAAAACTTATATACAGCAAAACTATAAGCAACCCGCTCTAGGGCAAATTATTGATTTGTGGAGTCGCTATATCAATTACCGGGAAAAACTGGGCGATTTGCAGCCCCCCAATATCGACAAGGAAGATCCTCAATATTATCAAAGTATTTTTGCCAATATGAAAAATCTGCGTAAACAGTTGTTCTCTGATTACGAAATTGAAGGCCTATTTGGCACTGAAGATACCTATCATGAATACACCCTCAATCGCATGACCGTTCTGGCAGACAAGAGCTTGACCGAAGCACAAAAAGCACAAAAACTAAAAGATCTTTTTAACCAGTTACCTGAAGACTGGAAAGCAAACCTCGAACAACTCAATAAACTGGAAGACCTGCGCAAACTTACGGCAGACATTAAGGCGCGTGGCGGATCAGCGCAAGATATTCATCAGATGCGCATGAATCTGGTTGGTCCTGAAGCCACTCAACGTTTAGAGGCTTTAGATGAGCAACGCAATGACTGGAAAGTTAAGGTCAATCAGTATCTGGATGAACGGGACAGCATCATGAAAAGCGGCATGAGTGACAAAGCCAAGCAGCAAGCCGTGCAAAAATTACGTACCCAGCATTTTAATAAACCACAACAACAACTTCGAGTCGGGACTTTTGAAACCATCCATGATCAGGGAGGAAAATTACCGTATGGCGATTAA
- a CDS encoding esterase/lipase family protein, protein MKTLKSKKTTLLAVMMTLTLGLAAETQAAKGILQIQETVKSDYAKTRYPIVMTHGWLGWSRIGDDSFNIDYWYQILPDMARNGSTVFAAQLSPANTTEFRGEQLIAQVEEVLAITGKDKVNLIGHSHGGPTVQYVAAVEPRYVASVTGVGGTYRGSKVADDIQNNSISRTAFNILGQYIIGPLMTWAQANPDIPVNFDASMKSLTEVESANFNKRFPTAALASDCNQSGAKVDKDIYYYSWGGTAQTTKLLDIDSILMQLGPLSYGNKDNDGMVARCSSHIGQVIRDNYNLNHTDLANMMFGLKGLFAPDPVALFRQHANHLKLQGL, encoded by the coding sequence ATGAAAACTTTAAAAAGTAAAAAAACGACCCTGCTTGCTGTCATGATGACCCTGACACTGGGGCTGGCAGCTGAAACACAGGCAGCAAAAGGAATTTTGCAAATTCAAGAAACGGTCAAATCTGACTATGCAAAGACCCGGTATCCGATTGTCATGACCCATGGCTGGTTAGGCTGGTCACGCATTGGCGATGACAGTTTCAATATTGATTACTGGTACCAGATTTTGCCTGATATGGCACGCAATGGTTCAACTGTTTTTGCCGCGCAGCTATCCCCTGCCAATACCACTGAGTTCCGTGGTGAACAACTGATTGCTCAAGTCGAAGAAGTGCTCGCGATTACGGGAAAGGATAAAGTGAACCTGATTGGCCACAGTCATGGCGGCCCAACCGTACAATATGTAGCAGCGGTGGAACCACGATATGTGGCATCAGTCACCGGCGTGGGCGGAACCTATCGCGGCTCCAAGGTCGCCGATGATATTCAAAACAATAGCATCAGCCGAACGGCATTCAATATTCTGGGCCAATACATTATTGGGCCACTGATGACTTGGGCTCAAGCCAATCCGGACATTCCCGTGAACTTTGATGCTTCGATGAAGTCTTTGACGGAAGTGGAATCTGCAAACTTTAATAAACGCTTCCCCACTGCTGCTTTGGCTTCAGACTGTAACCAGAGCGGTGCAAAAGTCGATAAGGATATTTACTACTATTCTTGGGGCGGTACAGCTCAAACCACCAAGCTTCTGGACATTGATAGCATTCTGATGCAACTCGGTCCACTGTCTTATGGCAACAAAGACAATGATGGCATGGTGGCCCGTTGCAGTTCGCATATTGGTCAGGTCATTCGTGACAATTACAATCTGAACCATACCGATCTGGCGAATATGATGTTTGGCCTGAAAGGGCTATTTGCTCCTGATCCGGTTGCCCTGTTCAGACAACACGCCAACCATCTCAAACTGCAAGGTTTATAA